Proteins from one Gossypium raimondii isolate GPD5lz chromosome 8, ASM2569854v1, whole genome shotgun sequence genomic window:
- the LOC105790001 gene encoding arogenate dehydratase/prephenate dehydratase 6, chloroplastic: MQAISHVQNLNSYLIIRRSKPRFDKPVRLAVPVRCVYHSDSVQFPNGVGSSRVDWQSSCAILSSKVFSQDQDSGDKSNTSSASDHLAAAVNGHKTSLDLNLVPLDKKNKPQPPAKQPPQKPLTITDLSPAPMHGSQLRVAYQGVPGAYSEAAAGKAYPNCEAIPCDQFEVAFQAVELWIADRAVLPVENSLGGSIHRNYDLLLRHRLHIVGEVQLPVHHCLLALPGVRKEYLTRVISHPQALSQCENTVTKLGLNVTREAVDDTAGAAEYIATNNLRDTAAIASARAAELYGLNVLADGIQDDSSNVTRFVMLARDPIIPRTDRPFKTSIVFAHEEGTSVLFKVLSAFAFRNISLTKIESRPHRNRPIRLVDDANVGTAKHFEYMFYVDFEASMAEVRAQNALAEVQEFTSFLRVLGSYPMDMTPWCPNP; this comes from the coding sequence ATGCAGGCAATTTCTCACGTGCAAAATCTTAATTCGTACCTTATAATTCGCCGATCGAAGCCTCGGTTTGATAAGCCGGTTCGGTTAGCTGTACCTGTACGTTGTGTGTATCACTCTGATTCGGTTCAATTCCCCAATGGAGTCGGTTCAAGCCGGGTGGATTGGCAAAGCTCGTGTGCTATTTTGTCTAGCAAAGTCTTCTCTCAGGATCAAGATTCCGGTGACAAATCGAACACTTCCTCCGCCTCCGATCACCTGGCGGCGGCTGTTAACGGTCATAAAACTTCCTTGGATCTGAACTTAGTTCCTCTAGATAAGAAGAACAAGCCTCAGCCACCTGCTAAACAGCCTCCACAGAAGCCGTTAACTATTACCGATTTGTCTCCTGCTCCGATGCACGGTTCACAGTTGCGTGTGGCTTATCAAGGAGTTCCCGGTGCTTACTCGGAAGCTGCGGCGGGGAAAGCTTATCCGAATTGTGAAGCTATCCCTTGTGACCAGTTTGAAGTTGCGTTTCAAGCGGTTGAGCTTTGGATTGCTGATCGAGCTGTTTTACCGGTGGAAAATTCACTCGGCGGTTCGATTCATCGGAACTATGATCTTCTCCTCCGTCACCGACTCCATATCGTCGGTGAAGTTCAATTACCTGTCCATCACTGTCTTTTAGCTCTCCCGGGAGTTAGGAAAGAGTATTTGACGCGCGTCATTTCTCATCCACAAGCTCTGTCACAGTGTGAAAACACTGTCACCAAACTCGGCCTCAACGTCACGCGCGAAGCAGTCGATGATACAGCCGGAGCCGCCGAATATATCGCGACAAACAACCTCCGTGACACAGCAGCCATAGCGAGCGCACGCGCCGCCGAACTCTACGGACTCAACGTCCTCGCTGACGGGATCCAAGATGATTCAAGCAATGTCACGCGCTTCGTTATGTTAGCTCGTGATCCGATCATTCCACGCACGGACCGGCCGTTCAAAACGAGCATCGTCTTCGCACACGAAGAAGGAACCAGCGTGCTTTTCAAAGTGTTGTCGGCGTTCGCGTTTAGGAACATCAGTTTGACGAAGATCGAGTCACGGCCACACCGTAACCGGCCGATCCGGTTAGTCGACGACGCCAATGTAGGAACGGCGAAGCATTTCGAATACATGTTTTACGTGGATTTTGAAGCGTCAATGGCGGAGGTCAGAGCTCAAAACGCGTTGGCGGAGGTTCAAGAATTCACCTCTTTCTTGAGGGTATTAGGCAGTTACCCAATGGATATGACGCCTTGGTGCCCAAacccatga
- the LOC105790002 gene encoding probable 2-carboxy-D-arabinitol-1-phosphatase — protein MISLANAPLLLHGRDHHLPTKRRTPFTVRSSSSLQEIDKSPTTAEDSKLRSELCALVPFPPIKAAKRVVLVRHGQSTWNEEGRIQGSSNFSVLTKKGEAQAETSRQMLIDDSFDICFSSPLIRSKRTAEIIWGTREDEIITDSDLREIDLYSFQGLLKHEGKAKFGPAFRQWQVDAANFNIDGHYPVRELWGRARNCWTKILAHESKSVLVVAHNAVNQALVATAIGLGTEYFRILLQSNCGVSVLDFIPHPDGGSPLICLNRLNQTPGSPVATGSSAGRRTSRRIILVCQGSTQDSEATVSKLGDQQMNMLGVIQAQKTAELLLDLKVSTIISSPNNACAQTATIISQVQEAADCLGADCVPRYVEMKNIPDLDVAEIFQPSTKDTTDISYLRPGWLNGLDDTVTSALRERSGQAWHSLLTELSDESEEEKIVVAVAHPVAHIALIGHCLNLTEEWLGSFHLDAGSISVVDFPDGPTGRGIIRCINYTAHLGRWSIPITRSTVDDDSF, from the exons ATGATATCCCTCGCAAATGCTCCTCTGCTGCTCCACGGCCGAGACCACCATCTCCCTACAAAGCGTCGAACTCCGTTCACCGTTCGGTCATCGTCGAGTCTCCAAGAGATCGATAAATCGCCGACGACGGCGGAAGATAGTAAGCTGAGATCGGAGCTTTGCGCGTTGGTTCCGTTTCCGCCGATAAAAGCAGCGAAGAGAGTGGTGCTGGTTAGACACGGGCAGAGCACGTGGAACGAGGAAGGTAGGATCCAAGGGAGCTCTAATTTCTCTGTTTTGACTAAGAAAGGTGAAGCTCAGGCTGAGACTTCCCGCCAAATGCTCATCGACGATTCCTTTGATATTTGCTTCTCCAG CCCTCTGATTCGGTCAAAAAGAACAGCTGAAATCATATGGGGGACACGAGAAGACGAGATAATAACAGACTCTGATTTAAGAGAAATCGatctttattcatttcaa GGCCTTTTAAAGCATGAAGGGAAAGCCAAGTTCGGCCCTGCTTTTCGGCAATGGCAAGTCGATGCTGCGAATTTCAACATCGATGGTCATTATCCCGTAAGAGAGTTATGGGGTCGTGCTAGGAATTGTTGGACTAAAATCCTTGCTCATGAAAGCAAATCTGTTCTTGTGGTTGCTCACAATGCTGTTAATCAAGCTCTTGTTGCTACAGCAATTG GATTGGGAACCGAGTACTTTAGGATTTTACTTCAGAGCAATTGCGGCGTAAGTGTGCTCGATTTCATCCCACATCCCGATGGAGGGTCTCCGCTTATCTGTCTCAATCGTTTAAACCAG ACACCGGGATCACCTGTTGCTACCGGGAGCTCTGCGGGAAGAAGGACCAGTAGACGGATTATACTCGTTTGTCAAGGATCAACACAAGATTCAGAG GCCACTGTTTCAAAGTTAGGTGATCAACAAATGAACATGCTTGGGGTTATACAG GCCCAGAAAACTGCCGAGCTGCTTCTCGATCTGAAGGTGAGTACCATAATTAGCAGCCCAAACAATGCCTGTGCTCAAACAGCAACTATCATATCCCAA GTACAAGAAGCTGCTGATTGCTTGGGCGCTGATTGTGTTCCTCGGTATGTTGAAATGAAGAATATACCGGACCTTGATGTTGCCGAAATCTTTCAGCCATCGACAAAG GACACAACCGATATTTCATATCTACGCCCTGGTTGGTTAAATGGATTAGACGATACAGTCACATCAGCACTACGGGAGCGATCTGGACAAGCCTGGCATTCATTGCTCACCGAACTATCTGACGAATCTGAGGAAGAAAAGATCGTTGTTGCCGTAGCTCACCCCGTAGCGCACATAGCGTTGATAGGACACTGCCTAAACCTTACAGAAGAATGGCTGGGATCATTCCATCTTGATGCAGGGAGTATTAGTGTCGTAGATTTCCCTGACGGTCCAACTGGTAGAGGCATTATCCGGTGCATAAACTACACTGCGCATCTAGGGAGATGGTCTATACCGATTACGAGATCAACGGTGGACGATGATTCATTTTAA
- the LOC105793500 gene encoding stress-response A/B barrel domain-containing protein At5g22580 codes for MAGFKHLVIVKFKEDVVVEDILKGMQKLVSEIDAVKSFEWGQDIEGEEMLGQGFTHAFLMTFEDKQGYTAFVGHPCHVEFSATFSTAIDKIVLLDFPSVVVKAAT; via the exons ATGGCAGGGTTCAAGCATCTTGTTATCGTTAAGTTTAAGGAGGATGTGGTCGTGGAAGACATACTTAAAGGGATGCAAAAACTTGTTTCAGAGATTGATGCTGTCAAGTCCTTTGAatg GGGACAAGACATTGAAGGTGAAGAGATGCTTGGGCAAGGATTTACTCATGCTTTTTTAATGACATTCGAAGACAAACAAGGTTACACTGCGTTTGTCGGTCACCCCTGTCATGTTGAATTCTCTGCAACGTTTTCTACGGCCATTGACAAGATCGTGTTGCTTGATTTCCCATCTGTTGTTGTAAAGGCTGCAACATGA
- the LOC105793501 gene encoding UPF0481 protein At3g47200 has protein sequence MEGTSHGEIFHHVITIMEEKINQPPRRLSENAGNEFCCIFRVPESFVGINKKAYQPHIVSIGPYHYGKDHLEMMQEHKWRFLGSFLRRTQRHNVDLVRLFRAVEQMEERIRECYSEMIEIDKNSLVKMMVLDGCFVVELFCIVGGLSDTNIDDPIFNMQWILTFIMRDLLRLENQIPFFVLETLFKLSISGSDRKNVRSLTQLSLEFFNYMVQRPVEVIENHADLIGKHLLDLFRMSFLPSSSQVTPRNRTTSSSGELSRNTSSTERTSTISTCLSEETSKMSTSSTEEPSTFLQLIPSAKKLHLAGIQFKPGKSDSFLDVKFNNGVLQIPLLTIDDFSSSVFLNCVAFEQCYHYITNHVTTYATFMGCLINTPSDAGFLCDHKIIENYFGTDEEIARFFNNIRKDVAFDIEKSYLSKLFEDVNEYYRNDWHVRWAGFKHTYFDTPWSFMSAMAALILLILTLIQAFFGMYPYIFPRKSPK, from the coding sequence ATGGAAGGCACTAGCCATGGAGAGATCTTCCATCATGTTATCACAATCATGgaagaaaaaatcaatcaaCCGCCTAGACGGTTGAGTGAAAATGCCGGTAACGAGTTTTGTTGCATTTTTCGAGTCCCCGAAAGCTTTGTTGGGATCAATAAAAAGGCTTATCAACCGCACATTGTTTCCATCGGTCCTTACCATTACGGGAAAGATCATCTCGAGATGATGCAAGAGCATAAATGGAGGTTCTTGGGATCGTTCCTTCGTCGAACACAGAGACACAATGTTGACCTCGTTCGCCTATTTCGAGCTGTGGAACAGATGGAAGAAAGGATAAGGGAATGCTACTCAGAAATGATCGAAATCGACAAAAACAGTCTCGTCAAGATGATGGTTCTCGACGGATGTTTCGTTGTGGAACTCTTTTGTATTGTTGGAGGGTTATCGGATACTAATATTGATGATCCAATCTTTAATATGCAATGGATTTTGACGTTTATAATGCGTGATCTTCTTAGGCTAGAAAATCAAATCCCCTTTTTCGTACTCGAAACATTGTTCAAACTATCGATTTCGGGTTCAGATCGAAAAAATGTTCGTTCGTTAACTCAGCTTAGCCTCGAGTTTTTTAATTACATGGTACAAAGACCCGTCGAAGTCATCGAGAATCATGCTGATCTTATCGGAAAACATTTACTCGATCTATTTCGTATGAGTTTTCTCCCATCTTCTTCTCAAGTAACACCAAGAAATCGTACTACTTCTTCTTCTGGAGAACTGTCTAGGAACACTAGTTCTACCGAGAGAACATCAACGATTAGTACTTGCCTGTCCGAAGAAACATCGAAAATGAGTACTAGTTCAACCGAAGAACCATCGACATTCCTTCAATTGATCCCGTCGGCCAAAAAGCTTCACCTAGCCGGGATTCAATTCAAGCCGGGGAAAAGCGATAGCTTCTTAGACGTTAAATTCAACAACGGCGTGCTTCAAATCCCGCTCCTCACCATTGATGATTTCTCGAGCTCGGTCTTCCTCAATTGCGTCGCTTTTGAGCAATGTTACCACTACATAACGAACCATGTAACGACGTACGCGACCTTCATGGGATGTTTAATCAACACGCCGAGTGACGCCGGGTTCTTATGTGACCACAAAATCATCGAGAACTACTTCGGGACCGACGAAGAAATCGCTCGCTTCTTTAATAACATACGCAAGGACGTGGCATTCGACATAGAGAAGAGTTACCTATCTAAACTTTTTGAGGACGTTAATGAGTATTATCGGAACGATTGGCATGTCCGATGGGCCGGATTCAAGCACACGTATTTTGACACGCCATGGTCTTTCATGTCGGCCATGGCTGCCCTTATACTCTTAATATTGACCTTGATTCAAGCCTTCTTTGGTATGTATCCTTACATTTTTCCTCGAAAGAGTCCGAAATAA
- the LOC105790003 gene encoding protein LURP-one-related 8, with translation MYIQTQFVLALIVFLELKRREKGRLESFTRMTKVYPNASFTGGVPPCKAEMEEVMTVWKKSLIFNCNGFTVFDGKGDLVYRVDNYMEGNKGSILLMDANGKALLTLRRKKMSLGLGDNWLVYEGEETMAIPRLSVKKSLNIFNNKCLAYVTAGESDGRNNKTMYEIEGSYSRRCCAVSDDRRRLAAEIKRKEGGRGVAFGTDIFRLVVQPNNIRTDFAMALVILLDQMF, from the exons atgtatatccaAACACAATTCGTACTTGCTTTGATCGTTTTTTTGGAGttaaaaagaagagagaaaggaaGGCTGGAATCGTTTACTCGAATGACGAAGGTTTATCCCAACGCTAGTTTTACAGGCGGGGTGCCGCCGTGTAAGGCGGAGATGGAGGAGGTTATGACGGTGTGGAAGAAGTCGTTGATATTCAACTGTAATGGGTTCACGGTGTTTGATGGTAAAGGTGATCTGGTATATAGGGTGGATAATTATATGGAAGGGAATAAAGGATCCATCCTTCTTATGGATGCTAATGGCAAAGCACTACTCACTCTCCGTCGTAAG AAAATGAGCCTGGGACTGGGTGACAATTGGCTAGTTTACGAAGGAGAAGAAACCATGGCGATTCCTCGACTTTCAGTCAAGAAATCACTGAACATCTTTAACAACAAGTGCTTGGCTTACGTTACCGCCGGCGAGAGTGATGGTCGGAATAACAAAACAATGTACGAGATCGAGGGGTCTTATTCCCGACGGTGTTGCGCCGTGTCGGATGACAGGCGGAGGTTAGCGGCAGAGATAAAGCGGAAAGAGGGTGGCAGAGGGGTCGCCTTCGGAACCGACATTTTCCGCCTTGTTGTTCAGCCTAATAATATCAGGACGGATTTTGCAATGGCTTTAGTTATTCTTCTTGATCAAATGTTCTAA
- the LOC105790006 gene encoding uncharacterized protein LOC105790006 codes for MSEAPFRPREKLIEYQKYFQGIHKHTYLKGPYDKITSVAIPAALAASSLFLIGRGIYNMSHGIGKKD; via the exons ATGTCAGAGGCACCATTCAGACCTAGGGAAAAGCTTATCGAGTATCAGAAATATTTTCAAGGCATCCACAAACACACTTACTTGAAAGGTCCTTACGATAAGATCACATCTGTCGCCATTCCCGCCGCTCTAGCTGCAAGTTCCTTGTTTTTAATC GGACGAGGGATCTATAACATGTCTCATGGGATTGGAAAAAAGGATTGA
- the LOC105790004 gene encoding uncharacterized protein LOC105790004: MSEVPFRPREKLIEYQKYFQGIHKHTYLKGPYDKITSVAIPAALAASSLFLIGRGIYNMSHGIGKKE; the protein is encoded by the exons ATGTCAGAGGTACCATTCAGACCTAGGGAAAAGCTTATCGAGTATCAGAAATATTTTCAAGGCATCCATAAACACACTTACTTGAAAGGTCCTTACGATAAGATCACATCTGTCGCCATTCCCGCCGCTCTAGCAGCAAGTTCCCTGTTTTTAATC gGACGAGGGATCTATAACATGTCTCATGGGATTGGAAAAAAGGAATGA